A window of Ictalurus furcatus strain D&B chromosome 18, Billie_1.0, whole genome shotgun sequence contains these coding sequences:
- the il7r gene encoding interleukin-7 receptor subunit alpha isoform X1, giving the protein MATLFWMLLILYPFVAHSQSGDDEAPIDTDCWSLMTLQQSSLVCVLNEFDPNMCEKVTLCHFEGPVSICSNATVESNRFSFWSLSPVTQYELYIHIKDEKLQTQKLNLVKMVKITTPEIENATYKDDEAVIHIKYMHDYVKTPDFQVEFWGDRSRVKEKVIVKSQQIRIGGDKLKDSEIYNVRVRAKPVDNFDGRWTKWSRVKNFSVNHITAKEAPIDTDCWSLMTLQQSSLVCVLNEFDPNMCEKVTLCHFEGPVSICSNATVESNRFTFWSLSPVTQYELYIHIKDEKLQTQKLNLVKMVKITTPEIENATYKHDEAVIHIKYMHDYVKTPDFQVEFWGDRSKVKEKVIVKYKQMRIGGDKLKDSEIYNVRVRAKPVDYFDGNWTKWSRVKNFSVNHITAKAVEAPPVLYILLCITPIVLVAIGFLILQWKKEIQTCLFPDVPDPKATLAQIHRQKEHLPVSFSPEMFKDINIYPVVYTDEKQFTPEFGDDQGDTTESCDDGVAALIGSCPTSMCEKQNEDGQSLESETSQIETKLLDESASDEDVRDNPGCQSVVALQRHSKDETYVTMSSLFKTQ; this is encoded by the exons ATGGCAACTCTTTTCTGGATGCTCCTGATTCTGTATCCGTTTGTGGCTCATTCTCAAAGTGGAGATGATG AAGCCCCCATTGACACTGACTGCTGGTCATTGATGACCTTACAACAGAGCAGTCTAGTCTGTGTCCTGAATGAGTTTGACCCCAACATGTGTGAGAAAGTAACACTTTG TCATTTTGAAGGTCCAGTTTCTATTTGTTCCAATGCAACTGTGGAAAGTAACAGATTCAGTTTTTGGAGTCTGAGTCCTGTAACACAGTATGAACTGTACATCCACATAAAAGATGAGAAACTGCAAACACAAAAGTTGAACTTGGTGAAAATGG TTAAAATTACAACTCCTGAGATTGAAAATGCTACGTATAAGGATGATGAGGCAGTTATACACATAAAATACATGCATGACTATGTAAAAACACCGGATTTCCAAGTGGAATTCTGGGGAGACCGTTCCAGAGTTAAAGAG AAGGTGATAGTGAAATCCCAACAAATAAGAATAGGGGGAGACAAGCTGAAAGACAGTGAGATATACAACGTACGTGTCAGAGCCAAACCTGTGGATAATTTTGATGGGAGATGGACCAAGTGGAGCAGGGTCAAGAACTTCAGCGTGAACCACATCACAGCAAAGG AAGCCCCCATTGACACTGACTGCTGGTCATTGATGACCTTACAACAGAGCAGTCTAGTCTGTGTCCTGAATGAGTTTGACCCCAACATGTGTGAGAAAGTAACACTTTG TCATTTTGAAGGTCCAGTTTCTATTTGTTCCAACGCAACTGTGGAAAGTAACAGATTCACTTTTTGGAGTCTGAGTCCTGTAACACAGTATGAACTGTACATCCACATAAAAGATGAGAAACTGCAAACACAAAAGTTGAACTTGGTGAAAATGG TTAAAATTACAACTCCTGAGATTGAAAATGCTACGTATAAGCATGATGAGGCAGTTATACACATAAAATACATGCATGACTATGTAAAAACACCGGATTTCCAAGTGGAATTCTGGGGAGACCGTTCCAAAGTTAAAGAG AAGGTGATAgtgaaatacaaacaaatgagAATAGGGGGAGACAAGCTGAAAGACAGTGAGATATACAACGTACGTGTCAGAGCCAAACCTGTGGATTATTTTGATGGGAACTGGACCAAGTGGAGCAGGGTCAAGAACTTCAGCGTGAACCACATCACAGCAAAGG CTGTTGAAGCGCCTCCTGTTCTGTACATCCTCCTCTGCATAACTCCCATTGTGCTGGTTGCCATTGGGTTTCTGATCCTACAATGGAAGAAAGA GATACAGACCTGCCTTTTCCCAGATGTTCCAGACCCAAAGGCCACTCTCGCTCAAATCCACAGACAAAAGGAG CACTTACCTGTGAGTTTCAGCCCGGAAATGTTCAAGGATATCAACATTTATCCAGTGGTTTATACTGACGAGAAGCAGTTCACCCCTGAGTTTGGTGATGATCAGGGTGACACCACAGAATCCTGCGATGATGGGGTTGCGGCTTTGATAGGTTCTTGTCCCACTTCAATGTGTGAGAAGCAGAACGAAGATGGCCAAAGTCTGGAATCTGAGACATCCCAAATAGAAACGAAGCTGCTGGATGAAAGTGCATCTGATGAGGATGTACGCGATAACCCTGGCTGCCAAAGTGTAGTGGCTCTCCAAAGACATTCTAAGGACGAGACGTATGTCACCATGTCGAGCCTCTTTAAAACCCAGTGA
- the il7r gene encoding interleukin-7 receptor subunit alpha isoform X2, giving the protein MATLFWMLLILYPFVAHSQSGDDEAPIDTDCWSLMTLQQSSLVCVLNEFDPNMCEKVTLCHFEGPVSICSNATVESNRFSFWSLSPVTQYELYIHIKDEKLQTQKLNLVKMVKITTPEIENATYKDDEAVIHIKYMHDYVKTPDFQVEFWGDRSRVKEKVIVKSQQIRIGGDKLKDSEIYNVRVRAKPVDNFDGRWTKWSRVKNFSVNHITAKEAPIDTDCWSLMTLQQSSLVCVLNEFDPNMCEKVTLCHFEGPVSICSNATVESNRFTFWSLSPVTQYELYIHIKDEKLQTQKLNLVKMVKITTPEIENATYKHDEAVIHIKYMHDYVKTPDFQVEFWGDRSKVKEVIVKYKQMRIGGDKLKDSEIYNVRVRAKPVDYFDGNWTKWSRVKNFSVNHITAKAVEAPPVLYILLCITPIVLVAIGFLILQWKKEIQTCLFPDVPDPKATLAQIHRQKEHLPVSFSPEMFKDINIYPVVYTDEKQFTPEFGDDQGDTTESCDDGVAALIGSCPTSMCEKQNEDGQSLESETSQIETKLLDESASDEDVRDNPGCQSVVALQRHSKDETYVTMSSLFKTQ; this is encoded by the exons ATGGCAACTCTTTTCTGGATGCTCCTGATTCTGTATCCGTTTGTGGCTCATTCTCAAAGTGGAGATGATG AAGCCCCCATTGACACTGACTGCTGGTCATTGATGACCTTACAACAGAGCAGTCTAGTCTGTGTCCTGAATGAGTTTGACCCCAACATGTGTGAGAAAGTAACACTTTG TCATTTTGAAGGTCCAGTTTCTATTTGTTCCAATGCAACTGTGGAAAGTAACAGATTCAGTTTTTGGAGTCTGAGTCCTGTAACACAGTATGAACTGTACATCCACATAAAAGATGAGAAACTGCAAACACAAAAGTTGAACTTGGTGAAAATGG TTAAAATTACAACTCCTGAGATTGAAAATGCTACGTATAAGGATGATGAGGCAGTTATACACATAAAATACATGCATGACTATGTAAAAACACCGGATTTCCAAGTGGAATTCTGGGGAGACCGTTCCAGAGTTAAAGAG AAGGTGATAGTGAAATCCCAACAAATAAGAATAGGGGGAGACAAGCTGAAAGACAGTGAGATATACAACGTACGTGTCAGAGCCAAACCTGTGGATAATTTTGATGGGAGATGGACCAAGTGGAGCAGGGTCAAGAACTTCAGCGTGAACCACATCACAGCAAAGG AAGCCCCCATTGACACTGACTGCTGGTCATTGATGACCTTACAACAGAGCAGTCTAGTCTGTGTCCTGAATGAGTTTGACCCCAACATGTGTGAGAAAGTAACACTTTG TCATTTTGAAGGTCCAGTTTCTATTTGTTCCAACGCAACTGTGGAAAGTAACAGATTCACTTTTTGGAGTCTGAGTCCTGTAACACAGTATGAACTGTACATCCACATAAAAGATGAGAAACTGCAAACACAAAAGTTGAACTTGGTGAAAATGG TTAAAATTACAACTCCTGAGATTGAAAATGCTACGTATAAGCATGATGAGGCAGTTATACACATAAAATACATGCATGACTATGTAAAAACACCGGATTTCCAAGTGGAATTCTGGGGAGACCGTTCCAAAGTTAAAGAG GTGATAgtgaaatacaaacaaatgagAATAGGGGGAGACAAGCTGAAAGACAGTGAGATATACAACGTACGTGTCAGAGCCAAACCTGTGGATTATTTTGATGGGAACTGGACCAAGTGGAGCAGGGTCAAGAACTTCAGCGTGAACCACATCACAGCAAAGG CTGTTGAAGCGCCTCCTGTTCTGTACATCCTCCTCTGCATAACTCCCATTGTGCTGGTTGCCATTGGGTTTCTGATCCTACAATGGAAGAAAGA GATACAGACCTGCCTTTTCCCAGATGTTCCAGACCCAAAGGCCACTCTCGCTCAAATCCACAGACAAAAGGAG CACTTACCTGTGAGTTTCAGCCCGGAAATGTTCAAGGATATCAACATTTATCCAGTGGTTTATACTGACGAGAAGCAGTTCACCCCTGAGTTTGGTGATGATCAGGGTGACACCACAGAATCCTGCGATGATGGGGTTGCGGCTTTGATAGGTTCTTGTCCCACTTCAATGTGTGAGAAGCAGAACGAAGATGGCCAAAGTCTGGAATCTGAGACATCCCAAATAGAAACGAAGCTGCTGGATGAAAGTGCATCTGATGAGGATGTACGCGATAACCCTGGCTGCCAAAGTGTAGTGGCTCTCCAAAGACATTCTAAGGACGAGACGTATGTCACCATGTCGAGCCTCTTTAAAACCCAGTGA
- the il7r gene encoding interleukin-7 receptor subunit alpha isoform X3, protein MATLFWMLLILYPFVAHSQSGDDEAPIDTDCWSLMTLQQSSLVCVLNEFDPNMCEKVTLCHFEGPVSICSNATVESNRFSFWSLSPVTQYELYIHIKDEKLQTQKLNLVKMVKITTPEIENATYKDDEAVIHIKYMHDYVKTPDFQVEFWGDRSRVKEVIVKSQQIRIGGDKLKDSEIYNVRVRAKPVDNFDGRWTKWSRVKNFSVNHITAKEAPIDTDCWSLMTLQQSSLVCVLNEFDPNMCEKVTLCHFEGPVSICSNATVESNRFTFWSLSPVTQYELYIHIKDEKLQTQKLNLVKMVKITTPEIENATYKHDEAVIHIKYMHDYVKTPDFQVEFWGDRSKVKEKVIVKYKQMRIGGDKLKDSEIYNVRVRAKPVDYFDGNWTKWSRVKNFSVNHITAKAVEAPPVLYILLCITPIVLVAIGFLILQWKKEIQTCLFPDVPDPKATLAQIHRQKEHLPVSFSPEMFKDINIYPVVYTDEKQFTPEFGDDQGDTTESCDDGVAALIGSCPTSMCEKQNEDGQSLESETSQIETKLLDESASDEDVRDNPGCQSVVALQRHSKDETYVTMSSLFKTQ, encoded by the exons ATGGCAACTCTTTTCTGGATGCTCCTGATTCTGTATCCGTTTGTGGCTCATTCTCAAAGTGGAGATGATG AAGCCCCCATTGACACTGACTGCTGGTCATTGATGACCTTACAACAGAGCAGTCTAGTCTGTGTCCTGAATGAGTTTGACCCCAACATGTGTGAGAAAGTAACACTTTG TCATTTTGAAGGTCCAGTTTCTATTTGTTCCAATGCAACTGTGGAAAGTAACAGATTCAGTTTTTGGAGTCTGAGTCCTGTAACACAGTATGAACTGTACATCCACATAAAAGATGAGAAACTGCAAACACAAAAGTTGAACTTGGTGAAAATGG TTAAAATTACAACTCCTGAGATTGAAAATGCTACGTATAAGGATGATGAGGCAGTTATACACATAAAATACATGCATGACTATGTAAAAACACCGGATTTCCAAGTGGAATTCTGGGGAGACCGTTCCAGAGTTAAAGAG GTGATAGTGAAATCCCAACAAATAAGAATAGGGGGAGACAAGCTGAAAGACAGTGAGATATACAACGTACGTGTCAGAGCCAAACCTGTGGATAATTTTGATGGGAGATGGACCAAGTGGAGCAGGGTCAAGAACTTCAGCGTGAACCACATCACAGCAAAGG AAGCCCCCATTGACACTGACTGCTGGTCATTGATGACCTTACAACAGAGCAGTCTAGTCTGTGTCCTGAATGAGTTTGACCCCAACATGTGTGAGAAAGTAACACTTTG TCATTTTGAAGGTCCAGTTTCTATTTGTTCCAACGCAACTGTGGAAAGTAACAGATTCACTTTTTGGAGTCTGAGTCCTGTAACACAGTATGAACTGTACATCCACATAAAAGATGAGAAACTGCAAACACAAAAGTTGAACTTGGTGAAAATGG TTAAAATTACAACTCCTGAGATTGAAAATGCTACGTATAAGCATGATGAGGCAGTTATACACATAAAATACATGCATGACTATGTAAAAACACCGGATTTCCAAGTGGAATTCTGGGGAGACCGTTCCAAAGTTAAAGAG AAGGTGATAgtgaaatacaaacaaatgagAATAGGGGGAGACAAGCTGAAAGACAGTGAGATATACAACGTACGTGTCAGAGCCAAACCTGTGGATTATTTTGATGGGAACTGGACCAAGTGGAGCAGGGTCAAGAACTTCAGCGTGAACCACATCACAGCAAAGG CTGTTGAAGCGCCTCCTGTTCTGTACATCCTCCTCTGCATAACTCCCATTGTGCTGGTTGCCATTGGGTTTCTGATCCTACAATGGAAGAAAGA GATACAGACCTGCCTTTTCCCAGATGTTCCAGACCCAAAGGCCACTCTCGCTCAAATCCACAGACAAAAGGAG CACTTACCTGTGAGTTTCAGCCCGGAAATGTTCAAGGATATCAACATTTATCCAGTGGTTTATACTGACGAGAAGCAGTTCACCCCTGAGTTTGGTGATGATCAGGGTGACACCACAGAATCCTGCGATGATGGGGTTGCGGCTTTGATAGGTTCTTGTCCCACTTCAATGTGTGAGAAGCAGAACGAAGATGGCCAAAGTCTGGAATCTGAGACATCCCAAATAGAAACGAAGCTGCTGGATGAAAGTGCATCTGATGAGGATGTACGCGATAACCCTGGCTGCCAAAGTGTAGTGGCTCTCCAAAGACATTCTAAGGACGAGACGTATGTCACCATGTCGAGCCTCTTTAAAACCCAGTGA